A window of the Candida orthopsilosis Co 90-125, chromosome 1 draft sequence genome harbors these coding sequences:
- a CDS encoding Gzf3 transcription factor, giving the protein MALLDIQSRPSQPVQLKSPHTNNSTSTVLPKFEDTIKIANGDATGSQQQQQQQQQQQQQQQQQQQQQQQQQQQQQQQHTTVATAGSDASSVGTHKLGDSHHHNHNHAGFKMFNVSESITTPTSALSTPPTVKPKVEYESNDKHNFQSPSYKSGEIISHTLPTPPSKLKSQDSPSLPTLPSNEPVSEKTSQNTDAQDNHPNVKPTSHVNNDGTSTSKANLSSPVCRNCKTQTTPLWRRDETGQVLCNACGLFLKLHGRPRPISLKTDTIKSRNRVKQGAAGANSSKGATSSNTPELKSKDSKSGKKSPKSRKLKNGGAGNSNGTEYTPLLPASNGNNSPAIFKQESGNGVGGSHSFNNLSSMNGHGYYQQHSLHHTPHFPPHLPNHVLQAHQQVPLHYPSSTPTQFAPGLRRITSPLMLSTTSSSAVRNEPRETATGPSGSATTTAATASSTAESNSMHAAAGVLENLSNELGPSATFKPDFNSGSRQKGISLMSNKERPNNSTITTATGSTSSIFSSVTPPQFPRLPALSTKSPAFSAAQSRSSTPTLPPLHKVATGEITLPSLNSFTQQPQTQSQPHHNQQSASTVPLPQQSSRESSWDNSEQPSNTPSRDETPRGNDDNSNKDRENNNNNNNNNINNGSNSNHEITILKTRISELELVNDLYRTRIMELEAMEHAARLRETSMRKRLEEAVDLQASQLDEYNRKQEMNASRFGVGSGQRVFYHRPNDPEIAAAVSNSRQVIGYQSYMPQGDQQMAQAQRSGIQLSERLGQSQKPSQQQHHDVSGSNTPHITEASGQDKASEGGFKLPSLKRDNDNATTQGNEKKSKLN; this is encoded by the coding sequence atgGCTTTACTTGATATTCAACTGCGTCCATCTCAACCTGTACAGTTAAAGAGTCCTCATACCAACAACTCCACATCGACTGTGCTaccaaaatttgaagataCAATCAAGATAGCAAATGGAGATGCCACGGGCTctcagcaacagcagcaacagcaacagcagcaacagcaacagcagcaacagcagcaacaacagcaacagcagcaacagcagcaacaacagcaacagcatACAACTGTAGCTACAGCCGGTTCTGACGCTAGCTCGGTTGGTACTCACAAACTAGGCGACAGTCACCatcacaaccacaaccacgCAGGGTTCAAGATGTTTAATGTAAGTGAATCCATTACCACACCAACGTCGGCGTTATCTACCCCACCAACAGTAAAGCCCAAAGTGGAGTATGAATCCAATGATAAACACAATTTCCAATCGCCAAGCTACAAATCAGGGGAAATTATCTCCCATACTTTACCAACCCCACCTTCAAAATTAAAGAGCCAAGATTCTCCATCTTTACCCACACTTCCATCGAATGAGCCTGTACTGGAAAAGACTTCTCAAAATACCGATGCACAGGATAATCACCCTAATGTCAAGCCCACGTCTCATGTAAATAATGATGGAACTTCAACATCCAAAGCAAACTTATCAAGTCCAGTTTGTCGCAACTGTAAGACTCAGACTACACCTTTGTGGAGAAGAGATGAGACAGGCCAAGTATTGTGTAATGCTTGTGGATTGTTTCTTAAATTACACGGACGTCCGAGACCAATTAGTTTAAAGACGGATACTATAAAATCGAGAAACAGAGTAAAACAAGGCGCAGCTGGAGCAAATTCTTCTAAAGGTgcaacatcatcaaatactcCAGAATTGAAATCGAAAGACTCCAAATCAGGTAaaaaatcaccaaaacTGAGAAAACTCAAGAATGGTGGTGCTGGCAATTCAAATGGTACTGAATATACACCACTCTTGCCAGCTTCCAATGGTAACAATTCGCCAGCAATTTTTAAACAAGAAAGTGGCAATGGTGTAGGCGGATCACActccttcaacaacttgtcTTCAATGAATGGGCATGGttattatcaacaacatctgTTGCATCATACACCACATTTTCCACCACATTTACCAAATCATGTATTGCAGGCACATCAACAGGTCCCATTACATTACCCATCATCTACACCCACTCAATTTGCACCTGGGTTGAGAAGAATCACATCGCCATTGATGTTATCAAccacttcatcatcagcagtAAGGAATGAACCAAGAGAAACAGCAACCGGACCAAGTGGCTCTGCTACTACTACAGCTGCTacagcttcatcaacagctGAATCTAACTCCATGCATGCAGCAGCTGGAGTCTTGGAGAATTTGTCGAATGAATTAGGGCCAAGTGCTACATTCAAACCAGATTTCAATTCGGGATCGAGACAAAAGGGAATTTCGTTGATGAGTAACAAAGAAAGACCAAATAATAGTACTATAACAACTGCTACAGGTTCAACATCATCTATTTTCTCAAGTGTTACTCCACCTCAATTTCCCCGTTTACCAGCATTAAGCACGAAGTCACCTGCTTTTTCAGCAGCACAATCAAGGTCATCTACTCCAACCTTGCCACCATTGCATAAAGTCGCTACTGGCGAGATTACATTGCCTTCATTGAACAGTTTTacacaacaaccacaaacACAACTGCAACCACaccacaatcaacaatcagCTTCTACTGTCCCACTACCACAGCAATCGTCGCGCGAGCTGTCATGGGATAACTCCGAGCAACCTTCCAACACACCCAGTCGTGATGAAACACCCAGGGGAAATGACGATAACAGCAACAAAGACAgagaaaacaacaacaacaacaacaacaacaacattaaTAACGGGTCTAATTCAAATCATGAAATcaccattttgaaaacacgAATTTCCGAACTTGAACTAGTCAATGATTTATACCGTACTCGTATAATGGAATTAGAAGCAATGGAACATGCAGCAAGATTAAGAGAAACATCAATGAGGAAGCGGTTAGAAGAAGCAGTGGATTTACAAGCCAGCCAGTTGGATGAATATAATCgaaaacaagaaatgaaTGCATCAAGATTTGGTGTTGGTCTGGGACAACGAGTATTTTATCACCGTCCCAATGATCCTGAAATTGCTGCCGCTGTTTCTAATTCCAGACAGGTGATTGGATATCAACTGTATATGCCTCAAGGTGATCAACAAATGGCTCAGGCCCAACGTCTGggaattcaattgagtgaACGATTGGGTCAATCTCAGAAACCactgcaacaacaacatcatgATGTTAGTGGCTCAAATACCCCACATATCACAGAGGCATCTGGTCAAGATAAAGCTTCCGAAGGCGGCTTCAAACTACCCTCGTTAAAGAGAGATAATGATAACGCAACCACTCAAGGTAATGAGAAGAAATCGAAATTAAATTAA
- a CDS encoding Aqy1 aquaporin water channel yields the protein MTVEATSPIDDIEQQRPVYEPEYQEAYTNSAFKNHLIAFLGEFFGTFIFLWVAFVIAQIANQDPNIPQPGGGSDPMQLIMISFGFGFGVMMGVFMFFRVSGGNLNPAVTLTLVLAQAIAPIRGVVMMVAQMIAGMAAAGAASAMTPGDIAFANALGGGASRSRGVFLEAFGTFILCFTVLMMAVEKSRATFMAPFVIGISLMLGHLICVYYTGAGLNPARSFGPCIASRSFPNYHWIYWVGPILGAVLAWGVWRLFTFLGYKSCNPGQDGDE from the coding sequence ATGACCGTAGAAgcaacatcaccaattgaCGATATCGAACAACAACGTCCTGTTTACGAACCAGAGTATCAAGAAGCTTACACCAATTCAGCATTCAAAAATCATTTAATTGCTTTCCTTGGTGAATTCTTCGGTACTTTTATCTTTTTATGGGTTGCTTTTGTTATCGCCCAAATTGCTAATCAAGATCCAAATATCCCACAACCAGGTGGAGGATCTGATccaatgcaattgattatgatttCGTTTGGATTTGGTTTCGGTGTTATGATGGGTGTTTTCATGTTTTTCAGAGTATCTGGAGGTAATTTGAACCCAGCAGTTACTTTAACTTTGGTATTGGCACAGGCTATTGCTCCAATTAGAGGTGTTGTTATGATGGTTGCTCAAATGATTGCTGGTATGGCTGCTGCAGGTGCTGCTTCAGCAATGACTCCTGGTGACATTGCTTTTGCCAACGCCTTGGGCGGTGGTGCTTCAAGATCAAGAGGTGTGTTTTTAGAAGCTTTTGGTACTTTTATCTTGTGTTTTACTGTCTTGATGATGGctgttgaaaaatcaagaGCTACTTTTATGGCCCCATTTGTCATTGGTATCTCATTGATGTTGGGACACTTAATCTGTGTTTACTACACTGGTGCTGGTTTGAACCCCGCTAGATCTTTTGGCCCCTGTATTGCTAGCAGATCATTCCCAAACTATCATTGGATTTACTGGGTCGGTCCAATCTTGGGTGCTGTTTTGGCTTGGGGTGTCTGGAGATTATTCACCTTCTTGGGTTACAAATCTTGTAATCCAGGTCAAGATGGCGATGAATAA
- a CDS encoding Rho1 GTPase (small member of Rho family) yields the protein MVNGPAELRRKLVIVGDGACGKTCLLIVFSKGTFPEVYVPTVFENYVADVEVDGRKVELALWDTAGQEDYDRLRPLSYPDSNVILICFSVDSPDSLDNVLEKWISEVLHFCQGVPIILVGCKSDLRDDPHTIEALRQQQQQPVSTSEGQSVAQKIGAADYLECSAKTGRGVREVFEAATRASLKAKDKKEKKKKKCVVL from the coding sequence ATGGTCAACGGTCCTGCTGAACTTCGTAGAAAATTAGtcattgttggtgatggtgcCTGTGGTAAAACTTGTTTATTAATTGTGTTTTCAAAAGGAACTTTCCCTGAAGTATATGTCCCAACTGTTTTCGAAAACTATGTtgctgatgttgaagttgatggaagaaaagttgaattggCACTTTGGGATACTGCTGGTCAAGAAGATTACGATAGATTGAGACCATTATCATATCCAGATTCAAATGTTATCTTGATTTGTTTCTCAGTTGATTCACCAGATTCTTTGGATAAcgttttggaaaaatggATTTCCGAAGTTTTACACTTTTGTCAAGGTGTTCCTATTATTCTTGTTGGTTGTAAATCAGATTTAAGAGATGATCCTCATACTATTGAAGCCTTgagacaacaacaacaacagcctGTCTCTACTTCTGAAGGACAGTCTGTCGCTCAAAAGATTGGTGCTGCTGACTATTTGGAATGTTCTGCCAAGACTGGAAGAGGCGTTAGAGAAGTATTTGAAGCTGCTACTAGAGCCTCATTAAAGGCAAAGGAtaagaaggaaaagaagaagaagaaatgtGTAGTTTTGTAG
- a CDS encoding Rpc82 protein (S. cerevisiae homolog RPC82 has DNA-directed RNA polymerase activity, has role in tRNA transcription from RNA polymerase III promoter and localizes to DNA-directed RNA polymerase III complex) → MHRKWTKFFFSLSSVELIFTISSHSILTHPCGPHFPVMDDDNTFDIVRAQSPKSYLYTSVALTHLGEVASKIISTLIAHGRQTAKELSQRTQLTLKSIKSALVSLIQLSCVNFWQEKDKSTYYSFNETGLKILVNSGDILNHITQEYGEEEAEAVQNVMELGHIKLEEYLKQFDQDKPQRLTKEKIILKLFNDGWLKVLRIYDYHDMNDIWNQLFEDTMKKTPRSATTSEIKRVAEITATCKEKLSQLTENQSTSDLYVSEHGVKKLNPELVLCFNISRFQKHSRTKAFTNLAKSRIGVLSAKIFEAGLKSIESNTPDLTHPFLEIDGLLNGPGDVDDFKNSQESGLVAEKKIIFTAKDILRYLPKVLDLRGSVISDTSGTNVKRGHPEDVNDDDNGEATKRMKLENGHSLATSSTFDSDDDQKMSTIQQHLQLLASGTNTKFIVEVSPGRYTVSFFHLSQAVKQFNYESLIKATMKDDAFRVLRCIKQLRLADEKSIAQGVLLKEKTVRSQVYQLVKANIVEIQEVPRSADRAASKTFYLFRYKQQPSYEQLVNSLIFDMGEIINIINTFEQENKILLDKCQRVDVQGHEEEYLIESELKTLHSLQNRKIKNIVRFNRIKSLWDIYSL, encoded by the coding sequence ATGCATCGTAAATGgaccaaattttttttttctctctcttcAGTTGAGCTAATCTTTACCATCTCATCACATCTGATCCTCACCCATCCCTGTGGTCCCCATTTTCCAGTCATGGATGATGATAACACTTTTGATATAGTCCGCGCTCAATCCCCTAAATCATACTTGTACACATCAGTCGCCTTGACTCATTTAGGGGAAGTTGCATCAAAGATCATTTCAACTCTAATTGCTCATGGCCGTCAAACAGCCAAAGAATTGAGTCAACGCACTCAACTTACTTTAAAATCGATTAAATCAGCACTTGTTTCCTTGATTCAACTTAGTTGTGTGAATTTCTGGCAAGAGAAGGATAAATCTACCTACTATTCATTTAATGAAACTGGGTTAAAGATATTAGTCAACAGTGGAGATATTTTGAACCATATCACTCAAGAAtatggtgaagaagaagcgGAGGCAGTGCAGAATGTCATGGAGTTGGGACACatcaaattggaagaatATCTCAAACAATTCGATCAAGATAAACCACAACGATTAACCAAGGAAAAGATCATTCTTAAATTATTCAATGATGGATGGTTAAAGGTGCTACGCATTTATGACTATCATGATATGAATGACatttggaatcaattgtttgaagatACAATGAAAAAAACGCCTCGatcagcaacaacttcaGAAATTAAACGTGTGGCTGAAATTACAGCTACTTGTAAAGAAAAACTATCACAACTCACTGAAAATCAACTGACTTCGGATTTGTATGTTAGTGAACACGGagtaaagaaattgaaccCCGAATTGGTGCTATGCTTCAATATTTCACGATTCCAAAAACATTCCCGTACGAAAGCATTCACTAATTTGGCCAAATCGAGAATTGGTGTACTTTCAGCAAAAATCTTCGAAGCAGGATTGAAATCTATTGAAAGTAACACACCTGATTTGACGCATCCATtccttgaaattgatgggTTATTGAATGGACCtggtgatgttgatgatttcaaaaatagTCAAGAAAGTGGGTTAGTAGCGGAAAAGAAGATCATCTTTACCGCCAAGGATATTTTGAGATACCTACCCAAGGTCTTGGATCTTCGTGGGTCTGTCATATCTGATACACTGGGTACCAATGTCAAAAGAGGACATCCAGAAGAtgttaatgatgatgacaatgGGGAAGCTACAAAAAGGATGAAACTAGAAAATGGACATAGTTTAGCCACATCATCCACATTTGACTCCGACGACGATCAAAAAATGTCTactattcaacaacatttaCAACTTCTTGCGTCAGGAACCAATACCAAGTTCATCGTCGAGGTATCACCCGGTCGTTACACTGTATCATTTTTCCACCTTTCACAAGCCgtcaaacaattcaactACGAATCCCTAATTAAAGCTACTATGAAAGATGATGCATTCCGGGTCCTCCGATGCATCAAACAATTACGGTTAGCTGACGAGAAGTCAATTGCTCAAGGTGTATTACTCAAGGAGAAAACGGTACGAAGTCAAGTTTATCAACTTGTTAAAGccaacattgttgaaattcaaGAAGTCCCACGTAGTGCCGATCGTGCCGCTTCCAAGactttttatttatttcgatacaaacaacaaccaagtTATGAACAATTGGTTAATAGTCTAATCTTTGACATGGgtgaaattatcaacattatcaacaCATTTGAACAAGAGAATAAGATTCTATTAGACAAGTGTCAGCGTGTTGATGTACAAGGACATGAAGAGGAATACTTGATTGAATCggaattgaaaactttgcaTAGTTTgcaaaatagaaaaatcaagaatatTGTCAGGTTTAATAGAATCAAATCCTTGTGGGATATATATAGCTTGTAA
- a CDS encoding Atg13 protein (S. cerevisiae homolog ATG13 has protein kinase regulator activity and has role in mitochondrion degradation, macroautophagy, piecemeal microautophagy of nucleus, CVT pathway, activation of protein kinase), translating to MSVDLASRPQSEAITKKQTAKLTQVLINFFTKAAQVILDSRAHSEAQSFTETPFGGNIDQQGQRINKWFNLHMSSSYGTTKEDLKLWKTADVGTIPPMIIETYLDLRQLPANQTLVLFDEQKHPWTVASPNGKKQEVVLERWLIEFDQRMPSQAADELPSIYKQAIVLFRTLYGYSRLMPAYKLKKKNMNKLYLGNKILDGNQPISSKGRIGLSKPIINQSNLQQSHTTQKNFAPINTSMGVLKISIAYRNHYDFCLHEHEEVLSAHFGKRDEDARKLMSLSPSSSLTSSKDESPSYNKGQSISPEKALPREPYKVGSREISPTPGPINAGLQTGQPTTVQNIPSSLERKVSITSNKSISNASLAAFLRNPRSSTPSSNAVPISGSNNNPYGTSIPKSVSSSTGHDDGLFSHPDSSNNTPRFSSSFGSRASRRFSNTSVRQQTPSSDYFAHGNSVDAALSGLYMDDDINDFVRMIDSKSDLKLGRSNTDDSVKTRPIMESADSGDANVLRRYQSLKGKHQQLSDSVNASVVLQSRQSSRKSSLNSPPGSFDQSQLIVSSLQSKLRETSPRATSIEPNRPLITSRVNSSNVGAASTTASPPGATITSTDTGNQEQQQSHTRLSSIHSVQSSNISNSTTGNAANVLPSIKSRPTTVVTGMATSPSIYDYRSSFKIDELSSNDEDSVQRRKVSKKDDCDEEDDLLFTMSDMNSK from the coding sequence ATGTCTGTTGATCTCGCTTCTCGACCACAAAGTGAGGCTATAACTAAAAAGCAAACTGCAAAACTCACACAAGTActaatcaatttttttacaaAAGCAGCTCAAGTGATACTAGACTCAAGAGCCCATTCTGAGGCACAATCGTTTACTGAAACACCCTTTGGTGGCAacattgatcaacaagGTCAgagaatcaacaaatggtTCAACCTTCATATGCTGTCCTCATATGGCACAACCAAggaagatttgaaattgtggaAAACTGCAGACGTGGGAACCATCCCTCCAATGATAATTGAAACGTATCTTGACTTGAGACAATTGCCGGCAAACCAAACATTGGTACTATTTGATGAGCAAAAACACCCCTGGACGGTGGCAAGTCCCAATGGCAAAAAGCAAGAGGTTGTTTTAGAACGATGGctaattgaatttgatcaaaggATGCCAAGTCAAGCTGCCGATGAACTACCTTCTATCTATAAACAAGCAATCGTTTTGTTTCGAACGCTATACGGCTATTCGAGATTGATGCCGGCgtacaaattgaaaaagaaaaacatgAACAAGCTATATTTGGGTAACAAGATCCTTGACGGTAACCAACCTATTAGCTCCAAAGGTAGAATCGGCTTATCAAAGCCTATTATCAACCAGtcaaatttgcaacaatcaCATACTACTCAGAAAAACTTTGCCCCAATCAACACCAGCATGGGCGtgttgaagatttcaattgcttaCAGAAATCATTACGATTTCTGTCTACACGAGCATGAAGAGGTGCTATCAGCccattttggaaaacgCGATGAAGACGCTAGAAAGTTGATGTCTCTTTCACCTTCGTCGTCGTTAACCTCATCCAAAGATGAAAGTCCCCTGTACAACAAAGGGCAATCAATATCCCCAGAAAAGGCTTTACCACGGGAGCCGTACAAAGTTGGATCTCGTGAGATTTCACCCACACCGGGGCCAATTAACGCTGGCTTACAAACAGGGCAACCTACCACCGTTCAAAATATCCCATCGTCCTTGGAaagaaaagtttcaataaCTAGTAATAAGTCTATATCAAATGCCTCATTGGCGGCATTTTTGAGAAATCCAAGAAGTAGCACCCCATCATCTAATGCTGTTCCAATCTCAGGTAGCAATAACAACCCTTATGGTACGTCGATTCCAAAATCAGTCAGCTCATCCACTGGTCATGATGATGGACTATTTTCCCATCCTGATAGCAGCAATAACACACCACGGTTCTCCTCATCGTTTGGGTCACGAGCCAGTCGTCGTTTCAGCAACACGAGTGTTCGTCAACAAACCCCTCTGTCAGACTATTTTGCTCATGGTAATAGTGTCGATGCAGCATTGAGTGGTTTATATATGGATGATGATATCAATGACTTTGTACGAATGATAGATAGCAAATCggatttgaaattaggAAGAAGCAATACTGACGACTCCGTGAAAACAAGACCGATAATGGAGTCAGCTGATAGTGGTGATGCAAATGTTTTGAGAAGATATCAACTGTTGAAGggaaaacatcaacaattgagcGATAGTGTTAATGCAAGTGTTGTCTTACAGTCAAGGCAAAGTAGTCGCAAGAGTTCACTAAATTCACCTCCGGGATCATTTGATCAATCACAGTTGATTGTGTCATCATTACAATCGAAATTGAGGGAGACGTCACCAAGAGCCACCAGTATCGAGCCTAATAGGCCCTTGATCACTTCACGGGTCAATTCTTCCAATGTTGGTGCTGCCTCAACAACTGCTAGTCCACCTGGAGCCACTATTACCAGTACTGATACAGGTaaccaagaacaacaacaaagtcaTACAAGACTTTCCTCCATCCATTCAGTTCAATCAAGTAATATTAGCAATAGCACAACTGGGAATGCTGCAAATGTTTTACCCTCTATCAAGAGTAGACCCACCACTGTTGTCACCGGCATGGCAACAAGCCCTTCCATCTATGATTATCgatcatcattcaaaattgatgaattatcTAGTAACGATGAGGACTCTGTTCAGAGAAGGAAGGTGAGCAAGAAAGATGATTGtgacgaagaagatgatttgttgtttaccATGAGTGATATGAACTCAAAATAG